One Deltaproteobacteria bacterium genomic region harbors:
- a CDS encoding sigma-70 family RNA polymerase sigma factor: MTEQEKSLIAGCLRGDKAAWDTFVQQYSNLFYHTIRKTLTTHHVERQDDLIEELFQDIFVALSADGYRKLKQFRGDNGCTLASWLRTVAARLTIDSLRKPKERLVEIPDNLPADRPNIDDTLAQRQQEQRLSEAIQELSDRDKLLVDLHYRKGLDPREIAAILHTSEAAVYTQKSRLIGRLRDILEKNRSL; this comes from the coding sequence ATGACGGAACAGGAAAAAAGTTTAATAGCCGGTTGCTTGCGCGGCGACAAGGCTGCATGGGACACGTTTGTCCAGCAGTATTCAAATCTTTTCTATCACACAATCCGTAAGACTCTGACGACTCACCATGTTGAACGACAAGACGACCTCATAGAAGAACTTTTTCAAGACATTTTTGTTGCTCTGAGTGCAGATGGCTACCGCAAGCTCAAGCAGTTCCGCGGCGACAACGGCTGTACTCTTGCGAGCTGGTTGAGGACCGTAGCAGCCCGGCTCACGATAGACAGTCTGAGAAAGCCAAAGGAGCGCTTGGTCGAAATTCCGGATAATCTACCGGCTGATCGTCCGAACATCGATGATACCCTGGCCCAACGACAACAAGAACAACGCCTGAGTGAAGCCATCCAAGAATTATCTGACCGAGACAAGCTCCTCGTCGATCTACACTATCGCAAAGGCCTCGACCCGAGAGAAATCGCCGCCATTTTGCATACTTCCGAAGCTGCTGTTTACACACAGAAAAGTCGCCTGATCGGTCGACTCAGAGATATTCTCGAAAAAAACCGCTCCCTGTAA
- a CDS encoding proline--tRNA ligase — protein MFWSKTLIPTLKEDPADAEVVSHKLLVRAGYIRQVSRGVYDYFPLALKVIRKIEAIVRQEMDRAGAQELLMPITSPAELWQESGRWEFYGKELLRFKDRHERDFCLGPTHEEIITDLVRRSVRSYRELPFNLYQLQTKFRDEVRPRFGLMRGREFIMKDAYSFHTDVADCKREYENMYQTYKRIFTRCGLSFRPVEADTGAIGGSQSHEFQVLAESGEDAIVSCDSCEYAANVEKAEVKGKPPEGRDLSEESPKLEKVATPGKKTVPDVAEFLKLSAEKFIKTLVYQTDSGELIAALVRGDHEINELKLRTVLGCREAALADEAAVAAATGVVPGYLGPIGLQLRIVADLSVHGMRGAVTGANEANAHYINVDQERDFTPSAFADLRLAITGDPCPRCEKGKLQTHRGIEVGQVFYLGTKYSEKMGATYLDAEGRERPIEMGCYGIGVSRMVAAAIEQNHDGNGIIWPMSIAPFQVLILPINYKDEKLRAAADKLYHDLQQRGVDVLLDDRDERPGVKFKDADLVGIPLRVTLGAKGLEKGTIELRTRRDGKTDEIPVADAVKKIHSLIAEATQS, from the coding sequence ATGTTTTGGAGTAAGACGCTCATCCCAACGCTCAAAGAAGACCCTGCCGACGCCGAAGTCGTCAGCCATAAGCTTTTGGTGCGTGCCGGCTACATCCGCCAGGTGAGCCGCGGCGTTTACGATTATTTTCCGCTGGCGCTTAAAGTGATCCGCAAGATAGAGGCGATCGTGCGCCAGGAAATGGACCGCGCCGGCGCGCAGGAGCTCTTGATGCCGATTACCTCGCCGGCCGAGCTGTGGCAGGAAAGCGGCCGCTGGGAATTTTACGGCAAGGAACTGTTGCGCTTCAAAGATCGCCACGAGCGCGACTTTTGCCTGGGTCCGACCCACGAAGAAATTATCACCGACCTGGTGCGCCGGTCGGTGCGCTCCTACCGCGAGTTGCCGTTTAACCTGTACCAGCTGCAGACCAAATTTCGCGACGAAGTACGGCCGCGCTTCGGTCTAATGCGCGGGCGCGAATTTATCATGAAAGACGCATACAGCTTTCATACAGACGTCGCCGACTGCAAGCGTGAATACGAAAACATGTATCAAACCTACAAGCGAATCTTCACGCGCTGCGGTCTCAGCTTTCGCCCGGTGGAAGCCGACACCGGCGCCATCGGCGGCAGCCAATCGCACGAGTTCCAGGTGCTCGCCGAATCCGGCGAGGACGCCATCGTCAGCTGCGATAGTTGTGAATACGCTGCCAACGTGGAGAAGGCCGAGGTCAAAGGCAAGCCGCCCGAGGGGCGCGACCTCTCGGAGGAGTCACCCAAGCTGGAAAAAGTCGCGACGCCGGGCAAGAAAACCGTTCCCGACGTGGCGGAGTTTCTGAAGCTATCCGCCGAGAAATTTATCAAGACCTTGGTCTACCAGACCGATAGCGGCGAACTGATCGCCGCACTGGTGCGCGGCGATCATGAGATCAATGAGCTCAAGCTGCGCACGGTGCTAGGCTGCCGCGAAGCCGCTTTGGCCGATGAAGCGGCTGTGGCGGCGGCGACGGGAGTGGTGCCGGGCTATTTAGGGCCGATCGGTTTGCAACTGCGCATCGTCGCCGATCTTTCGGTGCACGGCATGCGCGGCGCGGTGACCGGCGCCAACGAAGCCAACGCCCACTACATCAACGTCGACCAAGAACGCGACTTTACGCCGTCGGCCTTCGCGGATTTGCGCTTGGCCATCACCGGCGACCCTTGTCCGCGCTGTGAGAAGGGCAAGCTGCAAACCCACCGCGGCATTGAAGTGGGCCAGGTTTTCTACCTTGGCACCAAGTATAGTGAAAAAATGGGCGCGACCTATCTGGACGCAGAAGGGCGCGAGCGGCCCATCGAGATGGGTTGCTATGGAATTGGCGTCAGCCGCATGGTGGCCGCGGCCATCGAGCAGAACCACGATGGCAACGGCATCATCTGGCCCATGTCGATTGCGCCGTTTCAAGTTTTGATTTTGCCGATCAACTACAAAGACGAGAAACTGCGCGCCGCCGCTGACAAGCTCTATCACGATTTGCAGCAGCGCGGAGTCGACGTGCTGCTCGACGACCGCGATGAGCGGCCCGGCGTGAAGTTCAAAGACGCCGACCTGGTCGGCATTCCGCTGCGGGTGACCCTCGGTGCCAAAGGCTTGGAGAAAGGCACGATCGAGCTGCGCACGCGGCGCGACGGCAAAACCGATGAGATTCCCGTGGCGGACGCCGTAAAAAAAATTCACAGTCTGATTGCTGAGGCAACCCAGAGTTAG
- the pyrF gene encoding orotidine-5'-phosphate decarboxylase — protein sequence MRECVIVALDVDTLEQASALVRQLAGEVGMFKIGKQLFTSVGPQAVRTVQELGGEIFLDLKFHDIPNTVAKAAVEATRLGVKMFNVHASGSLEMMRATVKEVTRVCRQEKRRKPIMLAVTVLTSLNQDDLKRVGVDGKVAAQVVRLALLTKEAGMDGVVASPHEVSDIRAACGRRFVIVTPGIRPAESSRNDQQRVMTPADAVRGGVDYIVVGRPIIEAKDPVAAAHSIVAEMEQAGSPR from the coding sequence ATGCGCGAGTGCGTGATTGTCGCCCTCGACGTCGACACGTTGGAGCAAGCGAGCGCGCTGGTGCGCCAGCTTGCCGGCGAAGTCGGTATGTTCAAGATCGGCAAGCAGCTTTTCACATCCGTAGGGCCGCAAGCGGTCCGCACCGTGCAAGAGCTGGGCGGCGAGATTTTCCTCGACCTCAAATTTCACGATATTCCCAACACCGTGGCCAAAGCCGCGGTGGAAGCGACGCGTTTGGGCGTCAAGATGTTTAACGTCCACGCTTCGGGCAGCTTGGAAATGATGCGCGCCACGGTGAAAGAAGTGACGCGCGTTTGCCGCCAGGAAAAACGGCGCAAGCCAATCATGCTGGCGGTCACCGTGTTGACCAGTCTCAATCAGGACGATCTCAAGCGGGTCGGCGTCGACGGCAAAGTCGCCGCTCAGGTGGTGCGCCTGGCGCTCTTGACCAAGGAAGCCGGCATGGACGGTGTGGTGGCGTCGCCGCACGAAGTGTCCGATATTCGCGCGGCTTGCGGGCGACGCTTTGTCATTGTCACGCCGGGCATTCGACCTGCCGAAAGCAGCCGCAACGACCAACAGCGGGTGATGACCCCGGCAGATGCGGTGCGCGGCGGGGTCGACTACATTGTCGTGGGCCGGCCGATCATTGAAGCGAAGGATCCGGTGGCTGCAGCGCACAGCATTGTCGCTGAGATGGAGCAAGCCGGTTCGCCTCGCTAA
- the thiD gene encoding bifunctional hydroxymethylpyrimidine kinase/phosphomethylpyrimidine kinase: MKPIRKALTIAGSDSGAGAGIQADLKTFAALGVYGTSAITAITAQNTVSVTAVLALTPRLVAAQIDAVIGDIGSHALKTGMLANAAIIDIVSQKIREHRLKNIVVDPVMVATSGDLLIKKNAVATLRKRLLPLATIVTPNIPEAEELTGMKLRSANDIEKTAQMIVEMGASCVVIKGGHRSGPAADLFYDGKRFTVLKAPRIRTKNTHGTGCTLSAAIAAYLAQGETLDQAVKLAKNYITEALRQSFAVGHGHSPVHHFHRFWRLARTQRKRQVEI, from the coding sequence ATGAAACCGATCCGCAAGGCGCTAACGATTGCCGGTTCCGACTCCGGCGCCGGCGCCGGCATTCAAGCCGACCTCAAAACCTTTGCCGCGCTCGGAGTGTACGGCACCTCGGCCATCACTGCGATCACAGCGCAAAACACCGTGAGTGTGACCGCGGTTTTGGCACTGACTCCTCGGCTCGTGGCAGCGCAAATCGATGCGGTCATCGGCGACATCGGCAGCCACGCGCTCAAAACCGGCATGCTCGCCAACGCCGCGATTATTGATATCGTCAGCCAAAAAATCCGCGAACACCGCCTGAAAAATATCGTTGTCGACCCAGTGATGGTCGCCACCTCGGGTGATCTGCTGATCAAGAAAAACGCCGTCGCCACGCTGCGCAAAAGATTGCTTCCACTCGCCACGATCGTGACGCCAAACATTCCAGAAGCCGAAGAGCTCACCGGCATGAAGCTGCGCAGCGCCAATGACATCGAGAAAACCGCGCAGATGATTGTCGAAATGGGCGCCAGCTGCGTGGTGATTAAAGGCGGCCACCGCTCGGGTCCGGCGGCAGATTTGTTTTATGACGGCAAGCGCTTCACAGTTCTCAAAGCACCGCGCATCCGCACCAAGAACACCCACGGCACGGGCTGCACGCTATCAGCGGCGATCGCCGCCTATCTCGCGCAAGGTGAGACACTCGATCAAGCAGTCAAACTAGCGAAAAATTATATCACCGAGGCGCTCCGGCAAAGTTTTGCCGTCGGCCACGGCCACAGCCCGGTGCATCACTTTCACCGCTTCTGGCGCTTGGCTAGAACTCAGCGTAAACGGCAGGTTGAAATTTGA
- a CDS encoding D-alanyl-D-alanine carboxypeptidase has product MTFLRRLSSATPCTSARRAIDQRCTALFFLLSWFFLADHNAWSFAPDEDLTARAAVLMDATTGKILYQKDGDVQLPPASTTKVMTAIIALESGRKFSETLTVSKEATRVPAMKLYLRPGQTITVEDALYAALLSSANDASNVLAEGIAGSVERFGQLMTKKARALGAPNTNFTNPHGLTAPDHYSSARDLALMFRYAMRNPAFREIVQTKISSVNSSTVIRKKVVPRRISLRNHNRLLWNFEGAIGGKTGYTAAALKCFVGAVQRNGTTLIVSILGATDQWGDTKQLLEYGFEHYPALRAGTPVTPRTSGSERVTTALENFSALTLTPREAVAAAPQSRDGYILQVGTFREGGRADMLTKYFLANGFNAFVERTVLEKAQIAYRVRVGPYADMAHAQEVARELQLRSGYQPIIQTYQPQNETRGDAG; this is encoded by the coding sequence ATGACTTTCTTACGCCGCCTGAGCTCCGCTACGCCCTGCACTTCTGCTCGGCGAGCCATCGATCAACGCTGCACCGCGCTTTTCTTTCTTCTGAGTTGGTTTTTTCTGGCCGATCACAATGCCTGGAGCTTTGCACCGGACGAAGATCTGACCGCGCGCGCCGCCGTGTTGATGGATGCGACCACCGGCAAGATCCTCTATCAAAAAGATGGCGATGTGCAGTTGCCGCCTGCCAGCACGACCAAAGTGATGACCGCGATCATCGCCTTGGAAAGCGGACGAAAGTTCAGCGAAACTTTGACCGTTTCCAAGGAAGCGACCCGCGTCCCGGCGATGAAATTGTACCTGCGGCCCGGCCAAACCATCACGGTCGAAGATGCTCTGTACGCGGCGCTGCTTTCCTCCGCCAACGATGCCTCCAATGTGCTGGCGGAAGGCATTGCCGGCTCGGTGGAACGTTTCGGGCAACTGATGACGAAAAAGGCCCGCGCGCTCGGCGCGCCCAACACCAACTTCACCAATCCCCACGGACTGACAGCGCCGGACCACTACTCGAGCGCCAGAGATTTGGCGCTGATGTTTCGCTACGCCATGCGCAACCCGGCCTTTCGCGAAATTGTCCAGACCAAAATCAGCTCGGTTAATTCCAGCACTGTAATACGCAAGAAGGTGGTGCCGCGGCGCATTTCTCTGCGCAATCACAATCGTCTGCTTTGGAATTTTGAAGGCGCCATCGGCGGCAAGACCGGCTACACGGCGGCAGCGCTAAAATGCTTCGTCGGCGCAGTGCAGAGAAACGGCACGACCTTGATTGTCTCGATCCTAGGCGCCACGGATCAATGGGGCGACACCAAACAGCTGTTGGAATATGGCTTCGAACACTATCCCGCGCTGCGCGCCGGCACTCCCGTGACGCCCAGGACATCGGGCAGCGAGCGCGTGACCACCGCACTGGAAAACTTCTCGGCGCTCACCTTGACACCACGCGAGGCGGTCGCCGCCGCGCCACAATCGCGTGACGGCTACATCCTCCAGGTTGGTACTTTTCGCGAAGGCGGACGGGCCGATATGTTAACCAAATATTTTCTGGCCAACGGTTTTAACGCTTTTGTCGAACGGACCGTTCTGGAAAAGGCCCAAATCGCCTACCGCGTTAGGGTGGGCCCCTATGCGGACATGGCCCACGCCCAGGAAGTTGCCCGGGAGCTGCAGCTGCGCAGCGGCTACCAGCCAATCATTCAAACCTATCAGCCTCAGAACGAAACCCGCGGCGACGCCGGGTGA
- a CDS encoding DUF1669 domain-containing protein — protein MKRLLCIVSVAAWLVVVHSSLVAADMVVQACFSPQGKCSAHISREIDQAKKEILVAVYVFTSEQLAEALAQAKKRGVVVQVVVDQEFDARNDKSKVKYLEQQRIAVRRHSGQKAATADRDNGLMHQKFAVIDRNTLLTGSYNWTHSADKLNDENLLMFRDAGPLAEEYRKVFMQLWERKR, from the coding sequence ATGAAACGCCTACTTTGCATTGTCTCAGTGGCGGCCTGGCTCGTGGTTGTTCACTCGTCCCTGGTCGCTGCCGACATGGTCGTCCAGGCTTGCTTCAGCCCGCAGGGCAAGTGCTCGGCTCATATCAGCCGCGAAATCGACCAAGCGAAGAAAGAGATTCTCGTCGCGGTCTACGTTTTCACCAGCGAGCAGCTGGCCGAGGCCTTAGCCCAGGCCAAAAAGCGCGGTGTGGTTGTCCAGGTCGTCGTCGATCAGGAATTCGACGCGCGCAACGACAAATCCAAGGTCAAATATCTCGAGCAGCAGAGAATCGCCGTGCGCCGCCACTCCGGACAGAAAGCCGCCACCGCCGATCGCGACAACGGCTTGATGCATCAGAAGTTTGCCGTCATCGATCGGAACACCCTTCTGACCGGCTCTTATAATTGGACCCACTCCGCAGATAAATTGAACGACGAGAATCTCTTGATGTTTCGCGACGCCGGTCCGCTTGCCGAGGAATACCGCAAAGTCTTTATGCAGCTATGGGAACGCAAACGGTGA
- the holA gene encoding DNA polymerase III subunit delta — MARDLTTILAELKAGKHPRVALVFGDDLQTQETCRAIVNTLVPESDRGFNLERLDARTVPWDRIESSLMTPPFFPGTKVIWVENAPYFFSRDQKGELGEKVLELWREGKRDEAAKLLGDLLVVEGWTQERWEQLDAASTAAILELLEADDGAERADAEAVISHAKSKAIELTGRAGMENHRLGELLDRGLPQWDFLLLTALQVDRRTKLFKRFEELGAALFLGLERDRYGKVSRESLIEFINRRIKQTGKTLEPAAREMIATRAGDDLRTLNQELEKLVLYCGERPTIGAKDVDMILLDQGEGWIFDLTRAMGERNALAALAQLARLTGQGEHPLKLLGTIAGEVRRLLAARQLLDGELRGRWRRGMSYQQFQQIGAPPLTRNPYGDYMNFQRAEQFSLTELRAHMERIFDADLRLKSSGSQPRLVMEQLILSMCLGGQRRNPLNLGRAHL; from the coding sequence ATGGCACGCGATCTGACTACGATTCTAGCCGAGCTCAAGGCTGGCAAACACCCCCGCGTCGCCCTGGTCTTCGGCGACGACTTGCAGACCCAAGAGACCTGCCGCGCCATCGTCAACACCTTGGTCCCGGAAAGCGACCGCGGTTTTAACCTCGAACGGCTCGACGCCCGCACCGTCCCCTGGGACCGCATCGAGTCGTCGCTCATGACGCCGCCCTTTTTTCCCGGCACAAAAGTTATTTGGGTCGAGAACGCGCCCTATTTTTTTTCCCGCGATCAAAAGGGCGAGCTCGGTGAAAAAGTTCTTGAGCTGTGGCGCGAAGGCAAACGCGACGAAGCGGCCAAGCTCCTAGGCGATTTGCTGGTGGTCGAAGGCTGGACTCAAGAGCGTTGGGAGCAATTGGACGCAGCTAGCACGGCGGCAATTTTAGAGCTGCTCGAAGCCGACGACGGCGCCGAGCGCGCCGATGCCGAGGCGGTCATTAGCCATGCGAAATCAAAGGCCATCGAGCTCACCGGCCGCGCCGGCATGGAGAACCATCGCCTCGGCGAGCTGCTCGACCGCGGCTTGCCCCAGTGGGATTTCCTGCTGCTAACCGCCCTGCAGGTCGACCGGCGCACAAAACTTTTCAAACGATTCGAAGAACTCGGCGCGGCGCTGTTTCTGGGCCTGGAGCGCGACCGCTACGGCAAGGTAAGCCGCGAGAGCTTGATCGAGTTTATCAATCGCCGCATCAAACAAACCGGCAAGACGCTGGAACCGGCGGCGCGCGAGATGATCGCGACGCGCGCCGGCGACGATTTGCGCACGCTCAATCAAGAGCTGGAAAAGCTGGTGCTCTACTGCGGCGAGCGTCCGACCATCGGCGCCAAAGACGTCGACATGATTTTGCTTGACCAGGGCGAGGGTTGGATCTTCGATCTCACCCGCGCCATGGGCGAGCGCAACGCCCTTGCCGCGCTGGCCCAGTTGGCGCGGCTCACCGGTCAAGGCGAGCACCCGCTCAAGCTCTTGGGCACGATCGCCGGCGAAGTGCGTCGGCTTTTGGCAGCGCGCCAGTTGCTCGATGGCGAGCTGCGCGGCCGCTGGCGCCGCGGTATGAGCTATCAGCAGTTCCAACAAATTGGCGCGCCGCCATTAACGCGTAATCCTTATGGCGACTACATGAACTTTCAAAGGGCCGAGCAATTTTCGCTAACTGAGCTGCGCGCTCACATGGAAAGGATCTTTGACGCCGACTTGCGTTTGAAGTCCAGCGGCAGCCAACCGCGTTTGGTGATGGAGCAGTTGATTTTGTCCATGTGCCTGGGCGGACAGCGCAGAAATCCACTCAACCTGGGCCGCGCTCATCTATGA
- a CDS encoding amidohydrolase, with translation MNIDVHAHYVPSESLKTAAEIGKRHGLKLGSDERGRAIVTRDDKPYLTQLKAEFSDLELRLSIMEQQGVDMQALSPASTYFFYWWDAAASLEYAQWLNQQLADAVKKHPQRFVALGSVPLQDSERSAKELERCVTQLGLRGVEIASNINGRYFDDPSFDPFWEAAQALDALIFVHPNSVVGAERMKNFNLANLIGNPTDTSLALAKCIFGGVPERFPRLKFLLAHAGGFLPYTWGRLDRGYQIAKADTLKIAKRPSEYVKQFYFDTISHSAMALEYLVANFGADHVLLGSDYPYDMGDPEPVQSLQQTKIESSQVAQIASGNACRLLGIGV, from the coding sequence ATGAATATCGACGTGCATGCCCACTACGTGCCGAGCGAGAGCCTCAAGACCGCGGCTGAAATTGGCAAACGGCACGGCCTGAAGCTAGGCAGCGACGAGCGCGGCCGCGCCATCGTGACGCGCGACGACAAACCCTATCTGACCCAGCTGAAAGCGGAGTTCTCGGACTTGGAGCTGCGCCTCTCCATCATGGAGCAGCAGGGCGTCGATATGCAGGCTTTGTCGCCGGCCAGCACCTATTTTTTCTACTGGTGGGATGCGGCGGCGTCTTTGGAATACGCCCAGTGGCTAAACCAGCAGTTGGCGGATGCGGTCAAAAAACATCCGCAGCGCTTTGTCGCGCTGGGCTCGGTGCCGCTGCAAGACAGCGAGCGTTCGGCCAAGGAACTGGAGCGCTGCGTGACCCAGCTGGGCCTGCGCGGCGTGGAGATCGCCTCGAACATCAACGGCCGTTACTTCGACGATCCCTCGTTCGATCCTTTTTGGGAAGCGGCGCAGGCGCTCGATGCGCTGATCTTTGTGCATCCCAATAGCGTGGTCGGCGCCGAGCGCATGAAGAACTTTAATTTGGCCAACCTGATCGGCAACCCGACCGACACCTCTTTGGCGCTGGCCAAATGCATTTTCGGCGGCGTGCCGGAACGATTCCCACGGCTCAAGTTCTTGCTCGCCCACGCCGGCGGCTTTTTGCCCTACACCTGGGGCCGGCTCGACCGCGGCTATCAAATCGCCAAGGCCGACACGCTGAAGATTGCCAAGCGACCCAGCGAATACGTCAAGCAGTTCTACTTTGACACAATCTCACATAGCGCGATGGCGTTAGAATATCTGGTGGCCAATTTCGGCGCCGATCATGTGCTCTTGGGCAGCGACTACCCGTATGACATGGGCGATCCGGAACCGGTGCAGTCGCTGCAACAAACTAAGATTGAAAGCAGCCAAGTGGCGCAGATCGCTAGCGGCAACGCTTGTAGGTTGTTGGGCATCGGTGTTTAG
- a CDS encoding fumarylacetoacetate hydrolase family protein: MRLVTFSRKNQERLGLMGPQDQIIDLAEVNSRYLRGGKPEFLTSMQAFIDAGAKAVAVARKAEKYIAGKSEEDQKKLARAGALVKQSQAKLLAPIPRPRKNCVMLGVNYREHVDEGAKARSLEIKYPEWPVFFTKPATSVTGHLGKVINHKCTTKLDWEVELAVIIGKKGRDIPKDKAYDYVFGYTVCLDMTARELQRQHGQWFKGKSLDTFCPLGPWIVHKSAMPDPQQVRLICRVNGEVMQDGNTRDMIFDIPTTIESLSAGITLEPGDIISTGTPSGVGFARVPPVFLKPGDKVEGEVEGIGTLEVSIVAP; encoded by the coding sequence ATGAGGCTGGTTACCTTTTCTCGGAAGAATCAGGAACGCTTGGGTCTCATGGGCCCGCAGGATCAAATTATCGATCTGGCCGAGGTGAATAGCCGATATTTGCGCGGTGGCAAGCCGGAATTTTTAACATCGATGCAAGCATTCATCGATGCCGGCGCCAAAGCCGTCGCGGTGGCGCGCAAAGCCGAGAAATACATCGCCGGCAAAAGCGAAGAGGATCAGAAAAAACTCGCCCGCGCCGGCGCGCTAGTAAAGCAAAGCCAAGCGAAGCTGCTGGCGCCGATTCCACGGCCGCGCAAGAACTGTGTGATGCTCGGTGTGAACTATCGCGAGCACGTCGACGAAGGCGCAAAGGCGCGCTCTCTGGAAATCAAGTATCCCGAGTGGCCGGTATTTTTCACCAAGCCGGCGACTTCCGTAACCGGTCATTTGGGCAAAGTGATCAATCATAAGTGCACCACCAAGCTCGACTGGGAAGTGGAGCTGGCGGTGATCATCGGCAAAAAGGGCCGCGATATTCCGAAGGACAAAGCTTACGATTACGTCTTTGGCTATACCGTTTGCCTCGACATGACGGCGCGCGAGCTGCAGCGCCAGCACGGCCAATGGTTCAAAGGCAAATCGCTCGACACCTTCTGTCCGTTGGGCCCATGGATCGTCCATAAGAGCGCGATGCCCGACCCGCAGCAAGTTCGGCTCATCTGCCGCGTCAACGGCGAAGTCATGCAAGACGGCAATACTCGCGACATGATCTTCGATATCCCGACGACGATTGAAAGTTTGTCCGCCGGTATCACGTTGGAACCCGGCGATATCATCAGCACCGGCACGCCGTCCGGCGTCGGCTTTGCCCGGGTGCCGCCGGTGTTCTTGAAACCAGGCGACAAAGTCGAAGGTGAAGTCGAAGGCATCGGCACTTTGGAAGTGAGCATCGTCGCACCGTAA
- the amrB gene encoding AmmeMemoRadiSam system protein B gives MANIRPPAVAGSFYPSAADELDSVLEDCFLTHRLGPRGISSVRPNLFAGIVPHAGYLYSGACAAHFYSCLDSKNLDRVVLLGVNHRSHGHKAALSPWDGWQTPLGKIPVDRALGESLAKLVGWLAYDERPHVSEHSIEVQLPFLQRTLGEFAFLPISLAHISLADCAALGQAIAQVLQREKNCKTVILASSDLNHYLSPQETHRRDELAIAQTLALDPAGLLDVVVKNDITMCGVLPSVAMLYAATALGARQAALLKHCHSGDVKPIQQVVGYASIAVES, from the coding sequence ATGGCGAACATCAGGCCTCCCGCCGTAGCTGGATCGTTTTATCCTTCGGCTGCCGACGAACTCGACAGCGTTCTCGAAGACTGCTTTTTGACTCACCGGCTTGGGCCGCGCGGAATTAGCTCTGTGCGGCCCAATTTGTTTGCCGGCATCGTGCCCCATGCCGGTTACCTGTATTCCGGTGCCTGCGCCGCACACTTCTATTCCTGTCTCGATAGTAAAAATCTCGACCGAGTGGTTCTCCTGGGTGTCAACCACCGGTCCCACGGCCACAAAGCGGCGCTCAGTCCGTGGGATGGGTGGCAGACTCCGCTCGGTAAAATTCCCGTCGACCGCGCCCTCGGCGAGTCGTTGGCCAAGCTAGTCGGCTGGTTGGCGTACGATGAACGGCCCCATGTGAGCGAACATAGCATCGAAGTGCAGCTGCCGTTTTTGCAACGGACCCTCGGCGAATTTGCTTTCCTGCCAATTTCATTGGCGCACATTTCGCTGGCAGATTGCGCCGCGCTGGGGCAGGCGATCGCGCAAGTTTTGCAGCGCGAGAAAAATTGCAAGACGGTGATCCTGGCGAGCAGCGACTTGAATCATTATCTATCGCCGCAAGAGACCCACCGACGGGACGAACTTGCTATCGCTCAAACCCTCGCGCTCGATCCGGCGGGGCTCCTCGACGTGGTTGTGAAAAACGACATTACCATGTGCGGTGTCTTGCCCAGTGTGGCGATGCTTTACGCTGCCACAGCATTGGGAGCCAGGCAGGCGGCGCTGCTCAAGCATTGCCACTCTGGCGACGTTAAGCCGATACAGCAAGTTGTCGGCTATGCCAGTATCGCGGTGGAATCGTAG
- the thiS gene encoding sulfur carrier protein ThiS, which translates to MTIQINGEAKEVTDGVSVTQLLEELQIRPGRVVIELNRDIVPRDNFGATILKTGDALEIVHFVGGG; encoded by the coding sequence ATGACAATTCAGATTAACGGCGAAGCCAAAGAAGTCACCGATGGTGTGAGCGTCACCCAATTGTTGGAGGAGTTGCAGATTCGGCCCGGCCGCGTGGTGATTGAACTCAACCGCGACATCGTGCCGCGCGACAACTTTGGCGCGACTATTTTAAAGACAGGGGACGCCCTCGAAATCGTCCACTTCGTTGGCGGAGGTTAA